Proteins encoded by one window of Cannabis sativa cultivar Pink pepper isolate KNU-18-1 chromosome 4, ASM2916894v1, whole genome shotgun sequence:
- the LOC115714091 gene encoding magnesium transporter MRS2-I isoform X1: MGGEGEGGDGALLVESLLGSVLLTKKTPVSSRWVLVEKCSGKASVLDMDKFAIMRRVHINARDLRILDPLLSYPSTILGRDKVIVLNLEHIKAIITAHEVLLRDPLDDNVIPIVEELQRRLPLTTSATPKVHGQEEEEEEEQPSSATTTGVRDETETSEENEFPFEFWALEVALEGICSFLDARTRELEAEAYPALDELTSKISSRNLDRVRRLKSSMTRLTNRVQKVREELEQLLDDDDDMADLYLSRKLFMSTTTTTSSYCSASPGRSGPLNWSPTTTNTNTNTNNTIGSKISSRTSTSIQQENDVEELEMLLEAYFMQIDGTLNKLTTLREYIDDTEDYINIQLDNHRNQLIQLELFLCSGTVCLSVYSLVAAIFGMNIPYTWKQGGHPHRNTVCLYSSFNTFICSPQRSSWILIKYYYYLYYTPSLLFN, from the exons atgggAGGTGAAGGTGAAGGAGGAGATGGGGCTTTGTTGGTGGAGAGCCTGCTGGGTTCTGTCCTCCTCACCAAGAAAACCCCAGTTTCTAGCAGGTGGGTGTTGGTGGAGAAGTGTAGTGGGAAAGCAAGTGTATTGGATATGGACAAGTTTGCCATTATGCGCCGAGTTCATATCAACGCTAGAGACCTTAGAATTCTAGATCCTCTCTTATCATATCCTTCTACCATTCTAGGCAGAGACAAAGTCATTGTCCTCAATTTGGAG CACATCAAAGCAATTATCACAGCACACGAG GTGTTGCTTAGAGATCCATTGGATGATAATGTGATCCCTATTGTAGAGGAACTTCAAAGAAGGTTACCTTTAACAACAAGTGCAACTCCCAAAGTCCATggccaagaagaagaagaggaagaagagcaACCCTCCTCTGCAACAACAACAGGGGTAAGAGATGAAACCGAAACCAGTGAAGAAAATG AATTCCCATTTGAGTTTTGGGCATTAGAAGTTGCACTTGAAGGTATTTGTAGCTTTCTTGATGCTCGTACAAGAGAATTAGAAGCAGAAGCTTATCCAGCTTTAGACGAGCTCACCTCCAAg ATTAGCAGCAGAAATTTGGATAGAGTGCGTAGACTAAAAAGTTCAATGACAAGATTAACAAATCGAGTCCAAAAG GTAAGGGAGGAACTAGAACAACttcttgatgatgatgatgatatggCAGACCTTTACTTATCAAGAAAGTTGTTTATGagtacaacaacaacaacatcatcTTATTGTTCAGCATCACCAGGAAGAAGTGGTCCTCTCAATTGGTCTCCTACTACTACAAATACAAATACAAATACAAATAATACAATAGGCTCAAAGATATCATCCAGAACAAGTACTAGTATTCAACAGGAGAATGATGTTGAAGAGCTTGAAATGCTGCTAGAG GCATATTTTATGCAAATTGATGGGACACTAAACAAGTTGACAACG CTGCGTGAATACATTGATGACActgaagattacataaatattcAGCTTGACAATCATAGAAATCAACTAATTCAGCTGGAGCTGTTCCTTTGTTCTGGGACTGTTTGTTTGTCTGTATATTCTTTGGTGGCTGCCATTTTTGGTATGAACATCCCTTATACTTGGAAACAAG gTGGTCATCCTCACCGGAATACTGTGTGCCtctattcttctttcaatactTTCATATGCTCGCCACAAAGGTCTTCTTGgatcttaattaaatattattattatttatattataccccttctcttctctttaactAA
- the LOC115714091 gene encoding magnesium transporter MRS2-I isoform X2: MGGEGEGGDGALLVESLLGSVLLTKKTPVSSRWVLVEKCSGKASVLDMDKFAIMRRVHINARDLRILDPLLSYPSTILGRDKVIVLNLEHIKAIITAHEVLLRDPLDDNVIPIVEELQRRLPLTTSATPKVHGQEEEEEEEQPSSATTTGVRDETETSEENEFPFEFWALEVALEGICSFLDARTRELEAEAYPALDELTSKISSRNLDRVRRLKSSMTRLTNRVQKVREELEQLLDDDDDMADLYLSRKLFMSTTTTTSSYCSASPGRSGPLNWSPTTTNTNTNTNNTIGSKISSRTSTSIQQENDVEELEMLLEAYFMQIDGTLNKLTTLREYIDDTEDYINIQLDNHRNQLIQLELFLCSGTVCLSVYSLVAAIFGMNIPYTWKQGHAYVFKWVVILTGILCASILLSILSYARHKGLLGS, encoded by the exons atgggAGGTGAAGGTGAAGGAGGAGATGGGGCTTTGTTGGTGGAGAGCCTGCTGGGTTCTGTCCTCCTCACCAAGAAAACCCCAGTTTCTAGCAGGTGGGTGTTGGTGGAGAAGTGTAGTGGGAAAGCAAGTGTATTGGATATGGACAAGTTTGCCATTATGCGCCGAGTTCATATCAACGCTAGAGACCTTAGAATTCTAGATCCTCTCTTATCATATCCTTCTACCATTCTAGGCAGAGACAAAGTCATTGTCCTCAATTTGGAG CACATCAAAGCAATTATCACAGCACACGAG GTGTTGCTTAGAGATCCATTGGATGATAATGTGATCCCTATTGTAGAGGAACTTCAAAGAAGGTTACCTTTAACAACAAGTGCAACTCCCAAAGTCCATggccaagaagaagaagaggaagaagagcaACCCTCCTCTGCAACAACAACAGGGGTAAGAGATGAAACCGAAACCAGTGAAGAAAATG AATTCCCATTTGAGTTTTGGGCATTAGAAGTTGCACTTGAAGGTATTTGTAGCTTTCTTGATGCTCGTACAAGAGAATTAGAAGCAGAAGCTTATCCAGCTTTAGACGAGCTCACCTCCAAg ATTAGCAGCAGAAATTTGGATAGAGTGCGTAGACTAAAAAGTTCAATGACAAGATTAACAAATCGAGTCCAAAAG GTAAGGGAGGAACTAGAACAACttcttgatgatgatgatgatatggCAGACCTTTACTTATCAAGAAAGTTGTTTATGagtacaacaacaacaacatcatcTTATTGTTCAGCATCACCAGGAAGAAGTGGTCCTCTCAATTGGTCTCCTACTACTACAAATACAAATACAAATACAAATAATACAATAGGCTCAAAGATATCATCCAGAACAAGTACTAGTATTCAACAGGAGAATGATGTTGAAGAGCTTGAAATGCTGCTAGAG GCATATTTTATGCAAATTGATGGGACACTAAACAAGTTGACAACG CTGCGTGAATACATTGATGACActgaagattacataaatattcAGCTTGACAATCATAGAAATCAACTAATTCAGCTGGAGCTGTTCCTTTGTTCTGGGACTGTTTGTTTGTCTGTATATTCTTTGGTGGCTGCCATTTTTGGTATGAACATCCCTTATACTTGGAAACAAGGTCATGCCTATGTCTTCAAATgg gTGGTCATCCTCACCGGAATACTGTGTGCCtctattcttctttcaatactTTCATATGCTCGCCACAAAGGTCTTCTTGgatcttaa
- the LOC115714091 gene encoding magnesium transporter MRS2-I isoform X3 produces the protein MGGEGEGGDGALLVESLLGSVLLTKKTPVSSRWVLVEKCSGKASVLDMDKFAIMRRVHINARDLRILDPLLSYPSTILGRDKVIVLNLEHIKAIITAHEVLLRDPLDDNVIPIVEELQRRLPLTTSATPKVHGQEEEEEEEQPSSATTTGVRDETETSEENEFPFEFWALEVALEGICSFLDARTRELEAEAYPALDELTSKISSRNLDRVRRLKSSMTRLTNRVQKVREELEQLLDDDDDMADLYLSRKLFMSTTTTTSSYCSASPGRSGPLNWSPTTTNTNTNTNNTIGSKISSRTSTSIQQENDVEELEMLLEAYFMQIDGTLNKLTTVCILCVNTLMTLKIT, from the exons atgggAGGTGAAGGTGAAGGAGGAGATGGGGCTTTGTTGGTGGAGAGCCTGCTGGGTTCTGTCCTCCTCACCAAGAAAACCCCAGTTTCTAGCAGGTGGGTGTTGGTGGAGAAGTGTAGTGGGAAAGCAAGTGTATTGGATATGGACAAGTTTGCCATTATGCGCCGAGTTCATATCAACGCTAGAGACCTTAGAATTCTAGATCCTCTCTTATCATATCCTTCTACCATTCTAGGCAGAGACAAAGTCATTGTCCTCAATTTGGAG CACATCAAAGCAATTATCACAGCACACGAG GTGTTGCTTAGAGATCCATTGGATGATAATGTGATCCCTATTGTAGAGGAACTTCAAAGAAGGTTACCTTTAACAACAAGTGCAACTCCCAAAGTCCATggccaagaagaagaagaggaagaagagcaACCCTCCTCTGCAACAACAACAGGGGTAAGAGATGAAACCGAAACCAGTGAAGAAAATG AATTCCCATTTGAGTTTTGGGCATTAGAAGTTGCACTTGAAGGTATTTGTAGCTTTCTTGATGCTCGTACAAGAGAATTAGAAGCAGAAGCTTATCCAGCTTTAGACGAGCTCACCTCCAAg ATTAGCAGCAGAAATTTGGATAGAGTGCGTAGACTAAAAAGTTCAATGACAAGATTAACAAATCGAGTCCAAAAG GTAAGGGAGGAACTAGAACAACttcttgatgatgatgatgatatggCAGACCTTTACTTATCAAGAAAGTTGTTTATGagtacaacaacaacaacatcatcTTATTGTTCAGCATCACCAGGAAGAAGTGGTCCTCTCAATTGGTCTCCTACTACTACAAATACAAATACAAATACAAATAATACAATAGGCTCAAAGATATCATCCAGAACAAGTACTAGTATTCAACAGGAGAATGATGTTGAAGAGCTTGAAATGCTGCTAGAG GCATATTTTATGCAAATTGATGGGACACTAAACAAGTTGACAACGGTTTGTATACT CTGCGTGAATACATTGATGACActgaagattacataa
- the LOC133037207 gene encoding phospholipase A1-Igamma2, chloroplastic, with the protein MILCALIIWRLSYTCFTGNVNNNNITVTDSSKRHRLLSEAWPKLHGQDNWVGLLDPIDPLLRSELIRYGEMAQACYDAFDFDPFSKYCGTCRFTPQSFFKTLSMATHHHHYRLTRYLYATSNINLPNFFKKSRWPKVWNNAANWIGYVAVSTDEATQHLGRRDITVAWRGTVTRLEWIADLMDYLKPVSSSNKIPCPDPNVKVESGFLDLYTDKDETCRFCKNSAREQIISEVNRLMEMYSGEEMSITITGHSLGAALAILSAYDIAETGTNVGGNGRVVPVSVLSFSGPRVGNVGFRERVEGLDVKVLRVVNVHDVVPKSPGFIFNENSGPILMRIGEGLPWCYSHVGVELALDHKKSPFLKPTNDPVCSHNLEALLHLLDGYHGKDERFVLSSGRDPALVNKACDFLKDHYLVPPFWRQEENKGMIRSNDGRWIQPERPNHHRSFTMHE; encoded by the exons ATGATCCTGTGTGCTCTCATAATTTGGAGGCTCTCTTACACTTGCTTCACGGGTAATGTTAATAACAACAACATTACAGTTACAGACTCATCAAAACGACACCGTTTGTTATCCGAAGCTTGGCCAAAACTCCACGGTCAAGACAACTGGGTCGGACTACTCGACCCGATCGACCCGCTTCTCAGATCCGAACTCATTCGCTACGGGGAGATGGCCCAAGCCTGTTACGATGCCTTCGACTTCGACCCGTTTTCCAAATACTGCGGAACTTGCAGATTCACTCCCCAAAGTTTCTTCAAAACCCTATCAATGGCTACTCACCACCACCATTACCGACTCACTCGTTACCTCTACGCCACTTCCAACATCAACCTCCCAAACTTCTTCAAGAAATCGAGGTGGCCCAAGGTCTGGAACAACGCCGCCAATTGGATCGGCTACGTCGCCGTATCCACCGACGAAGCCACCCAACACCTCGGCCGCCGCGATATCACCGTAGCATGGCGCGGAACGGTCACCAGACTCGAATGGATCGCCGACTTAATGGATTACCTCAAACCCGTATCCTCCTCCAACAAGATTCCTTGCCCCGACCCGAACGTGAAAGTCGAATCCGGGTTTTTAGATCTCTACACCGATAAGGACGAGACCTGCCGATTCTGCAAAAACTCGGCGAGGGAACAGATCATCTCCGAGGTGAATCGGCTTATGGAGATGTACTCCGGCGAGGAAATGAGTATCACGATTACGGGTCACAGTCTCGGGGCGGCTCTGGCGATTCTAAGCGCGTACGACATAGCCGAAACGGGCACAAATGTGGGTGGAAACGGTCGGGTGGTACCTGTATCCGTTTTGTCGTTTTCGGGTCCTCGGGTGGGTAATGTTGGGTTCAGGGAGAGAGTTGAGGGTTTGGATGTGAAGGTTTTGAGAGTAGTGAATGTTCACGATGTGGTTCCGAAATCGCCGGGTTTTATATTTAACGAGAATTCGGGGCCGATTTTGATGAGAATCGGGGAGGGATTGCCGTGGTGTTACTCTCATGTGGGCGTGGAATTGGCGTTGGATCATAAGAAATCGCCGTTTTTAAAACCCACTAATGATCCTGTGTGCTCTCATAATTTGGAGGCTCTCTTACACTTGCTTGACGG gtATCATGGGAAAGATGAGAGATTTGTGTTATCGAGTGGAAGAGACCCAGCCTTAGTGAACAAAGCATGTGATTTCTTGAAAGATCATTACTTAGTTCCGCCATTTTGGAGACAAGAGGAGAATAAGGGCATGATCAGAAGCAACGATGGCCGTTGGATTCAGCCTGAACGTCCTAATCATCACCGTTCATTCACCATGCATGAATGA
- the LOC115713911 gene encoding uncharacterized protein LOC115713911 encodes MAGIAMALDLLRKTPTSYNTLHSCAFISATAAASAAAGTPYAYKALFGNFRIPIVQCDAAGALGSDDYATSFKSVSEKLFQNDALKCSSTNKEYKIELKPLFSAFKFRPLAVIILRSFLIFYSQLEPRTDDDDEDEQPVDYVAALKKTVIHFCRETATASTRPILERVAVHHVSKRMAWKLLKDVPKSATRKASRGMSAYVFFFRVGKTTFRGHLLGIATLWSVQVGSAFYGFIIRLLNSKEEEGQGDEVKLLRKKVSCVTIILGSSLIFASIGAGIGAVLIHPSVGQSIGCWVGDFVGPAIVYIFVKKMFSIEIL; translated from the exons ATGGCGGGAATAGCTATGGCCTTGGATCTGTTGAGGAAAACCCCAACTTCATACAATACACTTCACTCTTGTGCGTTCATTTCTGCCACGGCTGCTGCCTCTGCTGCCGCTGGAACCCCTTATGCCTATAAAGCTTTATTTGG TAATTTCAGGATACCAATTGTTCAATGCGATGCTGCTGGTGCATTGGGTTCTGATGATTATGCAACTAGTTTCAAATCTGTATCTGAAAAACTCTTTCAGAATGATGCTCTTAAATGCAGTAGTACTAATAAGGAGTACAAAATTGAGTTAAAGCCTCTGTTTTCGGCTTTTAAGTTTAGGCCCCTAGCAGTGATTATCTTGAGGTCGTTTTTAATCTTCTATTCACAATTGGAGCCTCGTacggatgatgatgatgaggatgagCAGCCTGTAGACTATGTTGCTGCCCTTAAAAAAACAGTAATACATTTCTGTCGTGAG ACTGCTACTGCCTCAACTAGACCAATTTTGGAAAGAGTGGCTGTTCATCATGTTTCCAAGCGAATGGCATGGAAACTTCTAAAAG ATGTTCCAAAATCAGCCACACGCAAGGCCAGCAGAGGAATGTCTGcttatgttttcttttttagaGTTGGCAAAACAACTTTCAGAG GACATCTTCTTGGAATTGCAACATTATGGAGTGTCCAAGTTGGCTCTGCGTTTTACGGATTCATCATTCGATTGCTGAATTCGAAAGAAGAAGAGGGTCAGGGTGATGAAGTTAAACTTCTGCGAAAGAAGGTTTCTTGTGTTACAATCATATTAGGTTCATCACTAATTTTTGCTTCTATTGGAGCTGGAATTGGTGCAGTTTTAATTCACCCTTCGGTTGGTCAATCTATAG GCTGTTGGGTAGGGGATTTTGTAGGGCCTGCTATTGTATACATTTTCGTCAAAAAAATGTTTAGTATTGAAATTTTGTAG
- the LOC115712684 gene encoding probable phosphoribosylformylglycinamidine synthase, chloroplastic/mitochondrial, translating into MAGVREITTSEFLQGIHKQNLVFHCNSRVPRSNPLWGMILRPRRGIPLNLRCRAQAKPKAVVSDGLGSPTTEQSTIKPGAGVVHFYRVPLIQDSATSELLKSFQTKVSTQIVGLKTEQCFNIGLQSELSIDKLSVLNWLLQETYEPENLGVESFLEKKRQEGLSMVIIEVGPRLSFTTAWSSNAVSICQACGLTEVNRLERSRRYLVYSKGPLQEPQINEVAAMVHDRMTECVYSQKLTSFETIVVPEEVRYVPVMENGRKALEEINQQMGLAFDEQDLQYYTRLFREEIKRNPTTVELFDIAQSNSEHSRHWFFTGKMVIDGKPMDRTLMQIVKSTLQANPNNSVIGFKDNSSAIKGFPVKHLRPVRPGSTCPLESALRDLDVLFTAETHNFPCAVAPYPGAETGAGGRIRDTHATGRGSFVVASTAGYCVGNLNMEGSYAPWEDPSFTYPSNLASPLQILIDASNGASDYGNKFGEPLIQGYTRTFGMRLPSGERREWLKPIMFSAGIGQIDHTHISKGEPDIGMLVVKIGGPAYRIGMGGGAASSMVSGQNDAELDFNAVQRGDAEMAQKLYRVVRACIEMGENNPIISIHDQGAGGNCNVVKEIIYPKGAEIDIRAIVVGDHTMSVLEIWGAEYQEQDAILVKPESRDLLQLICQRERVSMAVLGTINGEGRVVLVDSAAIEKCQSSGLPKPPPAVDLELDKVLGDMPQKTFEFHRVVDARKPLDIAPGITVMDALKRVLRLPSVCSKRFLTTKVDRCVTGLVAQQQTVGPLQITLADVAVIAQTYNDFTGGACAIGEQPIKGLLDPKAMARLAVGEALTNLVWAKVTSLADIKASGNWMYAAKLDGEGAAMYDAANALSEAMIDLGIAIDGGKDSLSMAAHARGEVVKAPGNLVISVYVTCPDITKTVTPDLKLGDDGVILHIDLAKGKRRLGGSALAQVFDQVGDDCPDLDDVPYFKRVFECTQTLLDDEFISAGHDISDGGLLTCALEMAFSGNCGVVLDLNSHGKSLFQTIFAEELGLIIEVSKQNLDIVMEKLTSKGISANIVGQVSSEPTIELKVDGATHLKEKTSFLRDMWEETSFELESLQRLASCVDQEKEGLKVRHEPSWNLSFTPSFTDEKYMSATSKPKVAVIREEGSNGDREMSAAFYASGFEPWDVTMSDLLNGSISLDDFRGVVFVGGFSYADVLDSAKGWAASIRFNQPLLNQFQEFYKRPDTFSLGICNGCQLMALLGWIPGPQVGGVHGLGGDPSQPRFIHNESGRFECRFTSVIIRDSPAVMFKGMEGSTLGVWAAHGEGRAYFPDDGVFDRVLHSNLAPVRYCDDDGSETEQYPFNMNGSPLGVAAICSPDGRHLAMMPHPERCFLMWQYPWYPKHWNVDKKGPSPWLKMFQNARDWCS; encoded by the exons ATGGCTGGAGTTCGAGAAATCACGACTTCAGAATTCTTGCAA GGAATACATAAGCAAAATCTTGTTTTTCATTGTAATTCGCGAGTGCCAAGGTCAAATCCTCTATGGGGCATGATTTTGCGCCCTAGAAGAGGAATTCCATTGAATTTGAGGTGTCGCGCTCAGGCAAAGCCCAAAGCTGTGGTTTCTGATGGCTTGGGTAGTCCGACAACTGAGCAATCCACAATCAAGCCTGGTGCTGGAGTTGTACATTTTTATCGGGTGCCACTGATCCAGGATAGCGCTACATCTGAGCTTCTCAAGTCTTTTCAAACTAAAGTCTCAACTCAAATTGTTGGTTTAAAAACAGAACAGTGTTTCAACATTGGGCTTCAGTCAGAACTTTCAATCGATAAGTTATCCGTTCTTAATTGGCTTCTTCAGGAGACTTATGAGCCTGAGAATTTGGGGGTTGAGAGTTTTCTTGAGAAGAAAAGGCAGGAAGGGTTGAGTATGGTTATTATTGAGGTTGGTCCTCGGTTATCATTTACAACAGCATGGTCTTCAAATGCTGTATCAATTTGTCAAGCTTGTGGTTTAACAGAGGTGAATCGATTGGAACGCTCGAGGAGATACTTGGTGTATAGCAAAGGTCCGTTGCAGGAGCCTCAGATCAATGAGGTAGCTGCAATGGTTCATGATAGGATGACTGAGTGTGTTTATTCTCAAAAGCTTACATCTTTTGAGACGATTGTGGTTCCAGAGGAGGTCCGCTATGTACCTGTCATGGAGAATGGTCGAAAAGCATTGGAGGAAATTAATCAACAAATGGGTTTAGCGTTTGATGAGCAAGATCTCCAATATTACACTAGGCTTTTTAGAGAGGAAATCAAGCGTAATCCAACGACAGTTGAACTATTTGATATTGCACAATCTAACAGTGAGCATAGCAGGCATTGGTTTTTCACTGGTAAAATGGTTATAGATGGAAAGCCGATGGATAGGACACTAATGCAGATTGTGAAGAGCACTTTGCAAGCAAATCCAAACAATTCTGTAATTGGGTTCAAGGATAACTCGAGTGCAATCAAGGGGTTTCCAGTTAAGCATTTGAGACCAGTTCGTCCTGGTTCAACATGTCCATTAGAGTCAGCTCTTCGAGATCTTGACGTGTTGTTCACTGCTGAAACACACAATTTTCCTTGTGCAGTGGCACCTTACCCTGGTGCAGAAACGGGTGCAGGTGGACGTATAAGGGACACACATGCCACTGGGAGAGGGTCTTTTGTTGTTGCCTCAACAGCTGGTTACTGTGTTGGCAATCTCAATATGGAGGGTTCATATGCTCCTTGGGAAGATCCTTCTTTCACCTATCCATCTAATTTGGCGTCACCTTTGCAGATTCTTATTGATGCTAGTAATGGTGCATCTGACTATGGCAATAAGTTCGGAGAGCCATTGATTCAGGGCTACACGAGAACTTTTGGAATGCGACTTCCAAGTGGGGAAAGACGGGAATGGCTAAAGCCTATTATGTTTAGTGCAGGCATTGGGCAAATTGATCACACCCACATATCAAAAGGCGAGCCCGACATTGGTATGCTGGTTGTGAAAATTGGAGGCCCAGCTTATCGTATTGGTATGGGAGGTGGGGCTGCATCTAGTATGGTTAGTGGACAAAATGATGCAGAGCTTGATTTTAATGCTGTACAACGTGGAGATGCAGAGATGGCACAAAAATTGTATCGTGTTGTTCGTGCTTGCATTGAGATGGGGGAGAATAACCCAATCATTAGTATTCACGATCAAGGAGCTGGTGGAAATTGTAATGTTGTCAAGGAAATCATTTATCCAAAGGGTGCTGAGATTGATATCCGGGCAATTGTAGTTGGTGACCACACAATGTCGGTGTTGGAGATATGGGGTGCTGAATATCAAGAGCAAGATGCAATTTTGGTGAAACCTGAAAGTCGTGACCTTCTACAGTTGATTTGTCAAAGAGAAAGGGTTTCTATGGCTGTTCTTGGAACCATTAATGGCGAGGGTCGGGTTGTTCTAGTTGATAGTGCAGCTATTGAAAAATGCCAATCAAGTGGACTTCCTAAGCCTCCACCTGCTGTGGATTTGGAGTTGGATAAAGTACTTGGTGACATGCCACAGAAGACCTTTGAATTCCATCGGGTCGTCGATGCACGAAAGCCACTTGATATTGCTCCTGGGATAACTGTCATGGACGCTCTCAAGAGGGTATTAAGACTTCCATCTGTTTGTTCAAAGCGTTTCTTGACTACTAAGGTGGACAGGTGTGTAACAGGGCTTGTAGCCCAGCAACAAACTGTAGGACCCCTACAAATTACACTTGCTGATGTTGCAGTTATTGCTCAAACCTATAATGACTTTACCGGAGGTGCATGTGCTATTGGGGAGCAACCAATCAAAGGTTTGCTAGATCCAAAAGCAATGGCAAGATTGGCTGTTGGAGAAGCACTCACTAATCTTGTTTGGGCGAAGGTGACTTCTCTGGCTGACATTAAAGCAAGTGGAAATTGGATGTATGCTGCCAAACTTGATGGGGAAGGGGCTGCAATGTATGATGCTGCTAATGCTCTCTCGGAAGCTATGATTGATCTTGGAATAGCTATTGATGGGGGGAAGGACAGTCTTTCAATGGCTGCCCATGCCAGAGGTGAAGTTGTTAAGGCTCCTGGAAACCTTGTGATTAGCGTCTATGTCACTTGTCCTGACATAACAAAAACAGTTACCCCAGATTTGAAGTTAGGAGATGATGGTGTGATACTTCATATTGATTTGGCCAAGGGAAAGCGTCGTTTGGGTGGATCGGCACTTGCTCAAGTTTTTGACCAAGTTGGGGATGATTGTCCTGATCTCGATGACGTCCCATATTTTAAAAGAGTTTTTGAGTGCACTCAAACACTTCTTGATGATGAGTTCATCTCTGCTGGTCATGACATTAGTGATGGTGGATTACTGACATGTGCTCTAGAGATGGCATTTTCTGGGAATTGTGGTGTTGTGTTAGATTTGAATTCACATGGGAAGAGCCTTTTCCAAACAATTTTTGCTGAAGAACTTGGTCTCATTATTGAGGTAAGTAAACAAAACTTGGATATTGTGATGGAGAAGCTAACTAGCAAAGGTATATCTGCCAACATTGTTGGACAAGTAAGTTCCGAACCCACAATTGAATTGAAGGTTGATGGAGCGACTCATTTGAAGGAGAAAACCTCTTTCCTTAGGGATATGTGggaagaaaccagttttgagTTGGAAAGCTTACAGAGATTGGCTTCTTGTGTTGATCAAGAGAAAGAGGGGTTGAAAGTTAGGCATGAACCCTCATGGAACTTGTCCTTCACTCCTTCCTTCACAGATGAGAAGTATATGAGCGCCACATCAAAACCAAAGGTGGCTGTAATTCGAGAAGAAGGGAGCAATGGAGATAGAGAAATGTCTGCAGCTTTTTATGCTTCTGGTTTTGAGCCATGGGATGTGACTATGTCAGACCTTTTAAATGGGTCAATCTCACTGGATGATTTCAGAGGAGTGGTATTTGTTGGTGGTTTCAGTTACGCCGATGTCCTTGACTCGGCAAAAGGATGGGCTGCATCAATAAGATTCAATCAGCCCCTTCTAAATCAATTTCAGGAGTTCTATAAGCGGCCAGACACATTTAGTCTTGGCATTTGTAATGGCTGTCAGCTTATGGCTCTATTGGGATGGATTCCAGGTCCCCAAGTTGGCGGTGTTCATGGTCTTGGTGGGGATCCATCACAGCCAAGGTTCATTCACAATGAATCTGGACGATTTGAGTGTCGGTTCACTAGTGTGATAATTAGAGACTCACCAGCTGTTATGTTTAAAGGAATGGAGGGTAGTACATTGGGGGTGTGGGCTGCTCATGGTGAGGGAAGAGCATACTTCCCTGATGATGGCGTTTTTGATAGAGTGCTTCATTCCAATTTGGCCCCAGTAAGATACTGTGATGATGATGGGAGTGAGACCGAGCAATATCCATTTAATATGAATGGCTCTCCTTTAGGAGTTGCTGCTATTTGTTCACCAGATGGGAGACATCTTGCTATGATGCCTCATCCCGAGCGTTGTTTCCTAATGTGGCAGTACCCATGGTATCCAAAGCACTGGAATGTGGACAAGAAGGGTCCAAGTCCCTGGTTGAAAATGTTCCAAAATGCCAGGGATTGGTGTTCTTGA